From Gemmatimonadaceae bacterium:
CGATTGGTGAGGATGCCGACCAGCTTGCCGGTCACATCCACGATCGGCACGCCCGAGATCTTGAAGCGCATCATCAGCGCGACCGCTTCGCGGAGCGAGGCGGCGGGAGAGAGCGTGATCGGATTGAGGATCATGCCGCTTTCGCTGCGCTTCACGCGATCGACTTCGGCGGCCTGCCGATCGACCGACATGTTCTTGTGCAGCACGCCGATCGCCCCGTAGCGCGCCATGGCGATGGCCATTTCGCTTTCGGTGACGGTGTCCATGGCCGCGGAGGCGAGCGGCACATTGAGCGTGATCCCGCGCGTGAAGCGCGACGACAGGCTGACGTCCTTGGGGTGGACCAGCGAATGGCGAGGCGCCAGCAGGACGTCGTCGAACGTCAGGGCAATGCCTTCGCGAATGCGGCGCGCGCCGCCAGTAGGGCTTGTCGAGGGTGCCATCCTGAAATGTACTATCAGGAGGACGTCGGTTCCAGCGGAGGCGGCGATCCGATCCGGTCCGGACCGCCGGGTGCCGGCAGCCCGTGCCTCAGGCGCGGGCGAGGCGCCGGATGCGCCGCCGCAGCGCGGGCGGCAGGAAATAGCTGGCCGCCGAGAGCACGCGCATCAGCCCCGAGGTCTCGAGCTCCGCCGGGTCGCCGCGCCAGTGATCGAGGAGCACCGCGTGGCCGGCCCGATCGATCAGCCGCTGCAGCGCGAGGACGATCAGGAACAGATCGTCCACTTCCCCGAGGAACGGAATCACATCGGGGATGAAGTCGAGCGGCGAGATGACGTACGCCAGCGCGCCAAGGACGAGCAGGCGGTCGGTCCGCGACACCCGGTCATCGCGAAACAGGCCGAAGAGCAGCCGGATGTAGTTCGGGATGAGGCGGATGGCGTGCATCACCGCCCGCCGCATCCCGCGGCGCGGGCCGTCAGACGCCATGGGTGGGCGGCGCGGTCGGGGGCGCGGTGGGGGGCGGCGTTGCCGGAGCAGCGGAAGGCGTGGTGGCCGTGGCCGCTGCGGCCGGTGCGACCGCCGCGCCCGCCGCTTCGGCCGGCGTGGGCGCGCCGATCTGATCGGCCGCGGTCTTCGCCGCCGTCACCACGTCGGTGGCGACCGTCTTGGTCGTCTCGGCGACGTTCGTCAGCACGCCCATGGCCTTGTTCAGAAAGCCCATCGCCTCGGAGACGGTGCTCACCGCCAGTCCACCGGCGCGCAGCTTGTCCTCCACCCCATCGGCGAAGCGCTGGAAGACGTTGGTCACGGGCGCCGGCTTTTCGGCGTACTTCGTCTCCAGGAACTCGACGTAGTCGAGCACCTGATAGAGCCGCTCATCGGAGAGCGTGTCGAGTTTGCGATTGATGCGGTCGCGGACGTACGGATTCATCGGGGCTTCCTCCTGGCACGCCCTACGCGCTCAGCCGCGCCAGCGTTTCCGTTCGCCGCGCGCGTCGATATGGCAATATGGCGTGGCAAACCGCCGGCTGCTGTAGACCCCGAGCCCACCGGCGAGTTCCGGGTGGAGACGCTCCACCCAATCCACCGCCTGTTCGACACGGTAGGCATCGAAGATGGTCAGGCGGCCGTCGCCATCGGCGTCGATCGCCACGTCGGCGGCGTCGCCATAGAGATGGCGCGAATCGCGCGCCGACCCTTCCACGGT
This genomic window contains:
- a CDS encoding DUF2281 domain-containing protein gives rise to the protein MNPYVRDRINRKLDTLSDERLYQVLDYVEFLETKYAEKPAPVTNVFQRFADGVEDKLRAGGLAVSTVSEAMGFLNKAMGVLTNVAETTKTVATDVVTAAKTAADQIGAPTPAEAAGAAVAPAAAATATTPSAAPATPPPTAPPTAPPTHGV
- a CDS encoding DUF1232 domain-containing protein, with product MASDGPRRGMRRAVMHAIRLIPNYIRLLFGLFRDDRVSRTDRLLVLGALAYVISPLDFIPDVIPFLGEVDDLFLIVLALQRLIDRAGHAVLLDHWRGDPAELETSGLMRVLSAASYFLPPALRRRIRRLARA